The genomic window CCGGCGAGGGCGCCGATGCATTCGCCGAGCTCCGAGGGCTCGACATGGTGCCGCCCGAGTACTTCTACACGGAAGCGCGCTACCGTGCCATGCAGCGCCTCAAGCAGCAGGGTCTAGACGAGACCGCGCTTTCGGAAGACACGGCCTTGGAGCACACACTCGGGCCGCCCGCCGAGCCGGACAAGCTAGGGACCGTGGGCGCCGCAGCTTTGGATCGGGCGGGCAACCTGGCGGCCGGGACCTCCACGGGCGGCACGACGAACAAGCGCTTCGGGCGCGTGGGTGACTCTCCGCTGCTCGGGGCCGGCAACTACGCGAACAACCGCAGCTGCGCCGTGTCCTGCACCGGCGAGGGCGAGTTCTTCATGCGGCTGCTGGCCGCCTACGACGTTTCGGCGTTGATGGAGTACCGGGGCCTGGGTCTCGAGCAGGCGGCCCGCGAAGTCGTGATGCAAAAGGTGACACGACTCGGCGGCCGCGGCGGGCTGGTCGCGATCGATCGAGCCGGCAGGGTCGCGATGCCGTTCAATACACCCGGCATGTATCGGGGCCACATCGACGCTGCCGGCCGGCG from Pseudomonadota bacterium includes these protein-coding regions:
- a CDS encoding isoaspartyl peptidase/L-asparaginase yields the protein GEGADAFAELRGLDMVPPEYFYTEARYRAMQRLKQQGLDETALSEDTALEHTLGPPAEPDKLGTVGAAALDRAGNLAAGTSTGGTTNKRFGRVGDSPLLGAGNYANNRSCAVSCTGEGEFFMRLLAAYDVSALMEYRGLGLEQAAREVVMQKVTRLGGRGGLVAIDRAGRVAMPFNTPGMYRGHIDAAGRRLVAVYEQ